A region from the Arachis ipaensis cultivar K30076 chromosome B01, Araip1.1, whole genome shotgun sequence genome encodes:
- the LOC107615842 gene encoding NEP1-interacting protein 2-like, which yields MEFVAENPSPLLGSFVERVNMVGSHALSAIVRNIFSAIFTFCFALVGTLLGAMTGALIGQETESGFIRGAAIGAISGAVFSIEVFESSLVLWQSDESGIGCFLYLLDVIASLLSGRLVRERIGPAMLSAVQSQMGAVEINFDDVQNIFDTGGAKGLSKDSVEKISKIIITSDNSVDASGEKVSCSVCLQDFQIGETVRSLPHCHHMFHLPCIDKWLIRHGSCPLCRRDL from the exons ATGGAGTTTGTGGCAGAAAATCCAAGTCCTTTGTTGGGTTCCTTTGTGGAGAGAGTGAACATGGTTGGTAGCCATGCCCTCTCTGCCATTGTTAGGAACATCTTCTCTGCCATCTTCACCTTCTGCTTTGCATTAG TGGGGACTTTGTTGGGGGCTATGACTGGAGCTTTGATAGGACAAGAGACAGAGAGTGGATTCATTAGAGGAGCTGCCATTGGAGCCATTTCAGGAGCTGTTTTTTCCATTGAAGTTTTTGAATCTTCTCTTGTTCTTTGGCAATCTGATGAATCTGGAATTGGCTGCTTCTTATACTTG CTTGATGTAATTGCAAGCCTATTAAGTGGAAGACTTGTGAGAGAAAGGATTGGTCCAGCAATGTTAAGTGCTGTCCAAAGTCAG aTGGGTGCTGTTGAGATTAACTTTGATGATGTTCAAAACATATTTGACACTGGTGGTGCAAAAGGCTTATCAAAAGATTCAGTTGAAAAGATCTCAAAGATCATAATTACAAGTGACAACAGTGTTGATGCTTCTGGTGAAAAGGTTTCTTGCTCAGTTTGCCTTCAG gACTTTCAAATTGGAGAAACAGTTAGAAGCTTGCCCCATTGCCATCATATGTTTCACCTACCTTGCATTGACAAGTGGCTCATAAGGCATGGATCTTGCCCTCTATGTAGAAGGGATCTGTAA